From one Euzebya sp. genomic stretch:
- the cpaB gene encoding Flp pilus assembly protein CpaB, whose product MNPRQRRGVLLIVLSVVGAVAVVLAVSGYVADVGRQVGPMEPVVRLTVDVRAFEAIPAEAVEVVEMPARWKPPLALTSAADLQGRVPATDLPAGTLLEAGDVTAPPEIGEGQRQIAILVDAETGVAGNIGVGDVVDVVATRAGFDGEPARSEITIQGARILSIGTPQVEEGVDPATGAFAANEVVPITFVLDTADVLRLAYVESFASTVRLALRAPDDDSSLDPPERIYAPTGAGGA is encoded by the coding sequence ATGAACCCGAGACAGCGACGGGGCGTGCTGCTCATCGTCCTGAGCGTGGTCGGCGCGGTGGCGGTCGTCCTCGCGGTGTCCGGCTACGTGGCCGACGTCGGCCGCCAGGTCGGGCCGATGGAGCCGGTCGTGCGGCTGACGGTGGACGTCCGCGCCTTCGAGGCGATCCCCGCCGAGGCGGTCGAGGTCGTCGAGATGCCGGCGCGCTGGAAGCCCCCGCTCGCGCTGACGTCCGCCGCGGACCTGCAGGGCCGCGTCCCCGCCACCGACCTGCCGGCCGGGACCCTCCTCGAGGCCGGCGACGTGACCGCGCCACCCGAGATCGGGGAGGGGCAGCGCCAGATCGCCATCCTCGTCGACGCCGAGACCGGGGTGGCCGGCAACATCGGCGTCGGTGACGTCGTCGACGTCGTCGCCACCCGTGCGGGGTTCGACGGCGAGCCGGCCCGCTCGGAGATCACCATCCAGGGGGCCCGGATCCTGTCGATCGGCACGCCGCAGGTGGAGGAGGGGGTCGACCCCGCGACGGGCGCGTTCGCCGCGAACGAGGTCGTCCCGATCACGTTCGTGCTCGACACCGCGGACGTCCTGCGGCTCGCCTACGTCGAGAGCTTCGCCTCCACGGTCCGCCTGGCGCTGCGGGCGCCGGACGACGACTCGTCGCTGGACCCGCCCGAGCGGATCTACGCCCCGACCGGCGCCGGAGGTGCATGA
- a CDS encoding AAA family ATPase, with protein MITVLLATPSDELAAELEDLSAEAGTFVIAPRVGDTVALNSTLELTEVDVVLLDSGIGPLSALDVAQDLTTRYPDTALVLLSASADPDVLERALHAGFRGVISSPLSLEAVSTKVEAAGVWSQRLRHRLTERPEDRRGRMMVVAGAKGGVGTTTVATHLALEAQLANPERRVCLIDFDLQSGDVRTLLDLTHHRSVDDLVEVAAEVGSRHLNDALYAHRSGLRILLPPPQGEHEADITPEVARGILGAIRTRFDLVVADVGTVVTDGGSMATELADEVLLVVTPDVLAMRSAARLVQLWERRRYRKDGITVLVNRASRDTEVQPDLIGRVLKLPVMRANVPAAFRDLEAAVNTGVPDRLEDGPVRQGILAVSRELQLVRPQKRRSLFSRGDDSGSAIVELLGMAPFALALLLVLWQVVIIGWTYTMGEHAVREGARELAVAGLVGEQVEQVVRDELPASMRDGVSISTGASTVSADIRVPLLAPRWMTPWTITVQQGTVREVGL; from the coding sequence ATGATCACCGTCCTCCTCGCCACGCCGTCCGACGAGCTCGCCGCGGAGCTAGAGGACCTGTCCGCCGAGGCGGGCACGTTCGTCATCGCCCCGCGGGTCGGGGACACGGTCGCGCTCAACTCGACGCTCGAGCTGACCGAGGTCGACGTCGTCCTGCTCGACTCCGGCATCGGGCCGCTGTCGGCGCTCGACGTCGCCCAGGACCTGACCACCCGCTACCCCGACACCGCCCTCGTCCTGCTGTCCGCGAGCGCGGATCCCGACGTGCTCGAGCGGGCGCTGCACGCCGGGTTCCGGGGGGTGATCTCGAGCCCCCTGTCCCTCGAGGCCGTGTCCACCAAGGTGGAGGCGGCGGGCGTGTGGTCCCAGCGGCTGCGCCACCGCCTGACCGAGCGGCCGGAGGACCGTCGGGGTCGGATGATGGTGGTCGCGGGCGCCAAGGGGGGTGTCGGCACCACGACGGTCGCGACCCACCTGGCCCTCGAGGCGCAGCTGGCCAACCCCGAGCGGCGGGTCTGCCTGATCGACTTCGACCTGCAGTCCGGCGACGTGCGGACCCTGCTCGACCTGACCCACCACCGCAGCGTCGACGACCTGGTCGAGGTGGCCGCCGAGGTCGGGTCCCGCCACCTGAACGACGCCCTGTACGCCCACCGGTCGGGTCTCCGGATCCTGCTGCCGCCGCCGCAGGGCGAGCACGAGGCCGACATCACCCCGGAGGTCGCCCGCGGGATCCTCGGCGCGATCCGCACCCGCTTCGACCTGGTGGTCGCCGACGTCGGGACGGTGGTGACGGACGGCGGGTCGATGGCGACCGAGCTGGCCGACGAGGTCCTCCTGGTCGTGACCCCGGACGTCCTCGCGATGCGCTCGGCCGCGCGGCTGGTCCAGCTGTGGGAGCGCCGCCGCTACCGCAAGGACGGCATCACCGTGCTGGTGAACCGCGCCAGCCGGGACACCGAGGTGCAGCCCGACCTGATCGGACGGGTCCTGAAGCTGCCGGTGATGCGGGCGAACGTGCCGGCGGCGTTCCGCGACCTCGAGGCGGCGGTCAACACCGGCGTGCCCGACCGCCTGGAGGACGGCCCCGTCCGCCAGGGCATCCTCGCGGTCAGTCGTGAGCTCCAGCTCGTCAGGCCCCAGAAGCGCCGGTCGCTGTTCAGCCGCGGCGACGACTCGGGGTCGGCGATCGTCGAGCTCCTGGGCATGGCCCCCTTCGCGCTGGCCCTGCTGCTGGTTCTGTGGCAGGTCGTGATCATCGGCTGGACGTACACGATGGGGGAGCACGCGGTGCGGGAGGGCGCGCGGGAGCTCGCCGTCGCCGGCCTGGTCGGCGAGCAGGTGGAGCAGGTCGTCCGCGACGAGCTCCCCGCGTCGATGCGGGACGGCGTGTCGATCTCGACCGGCGCGTCCACGGTCTCCGCCGACATCCGGGTGCCGCTCCTCGCCCCCCGCTGGATGACCCCCTGGACCATCACCGTCCAGCAGGGGACGGTGCGGGAGGTCGGGCTGTGA
- a CDS encoding TadE/TadG family type IV pilus assembly protein: MSLHRDERGVYTVELLGILPLFLMVALLAFQLAMVGGAMNMAENAARTGSRMAGMGGDGHAAAMSAVDPDVRDRTSVSGGGETITVAIDVPVVIPFIDLDVTTIRRSATLPRTTTGGF, translated from the coding sequence GTGAGCCTCCACCGCGACGAGCGGGGCGTGTACACCGTCGAGCTGCTCGGCATCCTCCCCCTCTTCCTCATGGTCGCCCTCCTGGCGTTCCAGCTGGCGATGGTCGGCGGGGCCATGAACATGGCGGAGAACGCCGCCCGGACCGGCAGCCGCATGGCCGGCATGGGCGGGGACGGGCACGCCGCCGCGATGTCCGCGGTCGACCCGGACGTGCGGGACCGCACGTCGGTCAGCGGCGGCGGCGAGACGATCACGGTCGCGATCGACGTCCCCGTGGTCATCCCGTTCATCGACCTCGACGTCACCACCATCCGGCGCTCGGCGACCCTCCCGCGCACCACGACGGGGGGCTTCTGA
- a CDS encoding CpaF family protein, whose product MPLTHRGGLGVPESSEDSADTHDVRRYREMLLSEVDLDELDALSATQRRARLERVVGHLISRDGPILSSGERGELIRRVVDEALGLGVLEPLLADPEVTEIMVNGPDQIYVERNGRLTRSATRFSSAEQLLQTIDRIVSKVNRRVDESSPMVDARLPTGERVNVIIPPLSLTGPVVTIRRFPRAFTMDQLSGMGSVDEAMSWLLRAMVRVRCNVIIAGGTGTGKTTFLNALSGFIGDTERIVTIEDSAELQLQQPHVVRLESRPPNVEGRGEVTIRDLVRNSLRMRPDRIIVGEVRGGETLDMLQAMNTGHEGSLCTVHANSVDDAVLRLETLASMSDLDIAFEALRDQIEGAVDVMVHLRRYPDGSRRVGQVAVKRGRERDDFALDPVSAFETDPIGPDLSVTGRFVHGRLPTWLRERFRLAGVDVHPAFADDGPVPVAAGGGVA is encoded by the coding sequence ATGCCCCTCACCCACCGGGGCGGGCTGGGGGTCCCCGAGTCGTCGGAGGACTCGGCGGACACCCACGACGTCCGCCGCTACCGCGAGATGCTCCTCAGCGAGGTCGACCTCGACGAGCTCGACGCGCTGTCGGCCACCCAGCGGCGGGCCCGGCTGGAACGCGTCGTCGGGCACCTGATCAGCCGGGACGGCCCGATCCTGTCCTCGGGCGAGCGGGGGGAGCTGATCCGCCGGGTCGTCGACGAGGCGCTCGGCCTCGGCGTCCTCGAGCCGCTCCTCGCCGACCCCGAGGTCACCGAGATCATGGTGAACGGCCCCGACCAGATCTACGTGGAGCGCAACGGCCGCCTCACCCGCTCCGCGACCCGGTTCTCCTCCGCCGAGCAGCTGCTGCAGACCATCGACCGGATCGTCTCCAAGGTGAACCGGCGGGTCGACGAGTCCTCGCCGATGGTCGACGCCCGGCTGCCGACGGGCGAGCGGGTCAACGTCATCATCCCGCCGCTGTCCCTGACCGGGCCGGTCGTGACCATCCGCCGCTTCCCCCGCGCCTTCACGATGGACCAGCTCAGCGGCATGGGCTCGGTGGACGAGGCGATGAGCTGGCTGCTCCGCGCCATGGTCCGGGTCCGCTGCAACGTGATCATCGCCGGCGGGACCGGCACGGGGAAGACGACGTTCCTGAACGCGCTCAGCGGGTTCATCGGCGACACCGAGCGCATCGTCACGATCGAGGACTCCGCCGAGCTTCAGCTCCAGCAGCCCCACGTCGTGCGGCTCGAGTCGCGACCCCCGAACGTGGAGGGGCGGGGTGAGGTGACGATCCGCGACCTCGTCCGCAACAGCCTGCGGATGCGACCGGACCGCATCATCGTCGGTGAGGTCAGGGGCGGTGAGACCCTCGACATGCTCCAGGCGATGAACACCGGTCACGAGGGGTCGCTGTGCACGGTGCACGCCAACTCCGTCGACGACGCGGTGCTGCGCCTCGAGACCCTCGCGTCGATGAGCGACCTCGACATCGCGTTCGAGGCGCTGCGGGACCAGATCGAGGGGGCCGTCGACGTGATGGTCCACCTGCGCCGCTACCCGGACGGCTCCCGCCGCGTCGGGCAGGTCGCGGTCAAGCGGGGGAGGGAGCGCGACGACTTCGCCCTCGACCCCGTGTCGGCGTTCGAGACCGACCCGATCGGGCCGGACCTGTCGGTCACCGGCCGCTTCGTCCACGGTCGGCTGCCGACGTGGTTGCGGGAGCGGTTCCGCCTCGCCGGCGTCGACGTCCACCCCGCGTTCGCGGACGACGGTCCGGTGCCCGTGGCGGCGGGGGGAGGGGTGGCGTGA